tgcaggatgatacatgctctcattattttccctatttttcctttatcccaaaaaagtgcgGGATTTTTCACgattgcaaatcgagcttgcaagactccaaatgcaagctctacatctttacgacatgcttcttgattttgagcaaAGAGTTTTGCTTTTCAACCACGTGGAAGTGTAATggattggatgaaagttgccCATTTGGGATAGATACCATCAGTTAGGTAGTGCGCCATTTTGTATTGCCTTTCATTGACAACATATGTAACTCTCGCTCGTCCCTCTAGGATATCATCGTTACTCACTACATGATCTTTCCAGAAGCTACCTTTCTGCTGCTCGTTACTCACTACATGATCTTTGCTTGTGTTTAACCAAGCACTTATGAGATGGATATCCTCTTGTGCACTCCACCTCTTCCTACTTCCTCtgccttcgtcttcttcatggTCGTCTTGCGTAACCTCTATACAGTCTAGAGAATCTAATTGGGTGCTAGAATTAACCGGTTGAGAAGAGAATACTTGACTAGTGTGGATAGACTGAGAAGAGAAAGGAGGGCTAAATTGGATAGACTGAGTAGAGAAAGGAGGGTTAAATTGAGTAGGCTGAGTAGAGAAAGGAGAGCTAAATTGGATAGGGTGAGAGGTTTGTGCGGAATTAGCAGAAGCGTTGgaatttttttgagaattcaaaagatCCATGAAATTTTGCGAGTCACTACCAAAAGGGTTTGGAGAATCCATTGATTGTGTTGTAGAGAAAAGGGTAATGGATTAGGTTAGTGTTTGTTTATAGTTAACATTGAAGGTTTATATTGAGGTGAAAGTTTGTTTAAAGTTAATGAGTGCTTAGTACAAAAGATATATACTTTTCAGTATATCTATTTGAATAGACAACTGAAAACTTTTTCAGAAAATCTTTAGGTTCAAAAGCACATCAAAGGTGTGTGTAAAGTCAAGactaatttcaatttcaatcatTTTGGGAATAAAccagcaaatttttttttttattaagatcCAAATCAATATCTCTTgcttttgatataaaaaaaaaacagacggtttatgaaaattttcatacggttaattaaaattgaaatgtgaCATAAAAGGAACAAATTATGgtttatgaaaattttcaaacagTTGTTAGaaatacacatcaacaaacGGTTAACCCAAAAACATAGCCAAGCCTAACCTAAGAACAAAAATACAGTGACATAAAAGGAGCGTACCTTTTCAAGTAAGAGATTCCACTCCCAATGTCAAGTTGATGAAGACCACTCTTCACCATCAAACCCCATTGTCCAGTTGATGTAAACCTCacacaaaacaagacaaaagagTGAATATTTATCACACCATAACAAttacaaaacatcaaacaaaactCAGCTACACTCCTAAGAACAACACACAGGTTACATTTAAAAAACATCAAACATTATCACAATCAAATACAACAACAGCCGGTTCATCTCAATACTACTAAAAATACGACTCATACCTTTTCATCCTAAAACCAAAtaactcaaacaaaaatatttgagttCCGGATACAATTACATTACAAAAGATTAGATCACTGTCTTGTAAACCTTTAAAGCACCAGAAACCGTAAAGTGTTATTGTTTGTTCTACTAGGATCAAAAGCATGGTTACCTCTACAATCTAAACACACAAAGACGGTTCATCCCTATACAATCTAAAACACAAGGAACAACTGTCATCTTATCAGACAAACAATCGATTTAAGACGAAACCTGTAATCTCtccaaacaaatctcaaaaccaattgaacATCTAATCAAATAGATTttaatcctaaaccctaacattAACAACATGCAATAAGTAAGAGATGAGAAGACGTAACCTTCTCTCCTTATTTGTCTCCCAGTGGATCTCGCCGTCCGCTTAACGCCATCAGAAGAAACTGCCGCCGTTGTTATCGCAGAAGGAGGATGATCGTCGTCACAACCGAAACGTCAAATTTTTCGGGCTAAGCCGATCGCAGTATCCTATGCCTTCCTCAACCAAAATCTTCCTGTTTTAGCCGgaaaaatcaaaggattcgaGGTGAATCCACAGATTTTTCCGGTTCCATCGTAATCACCGTTGATGGAGTCGAGTCGCCTTCTCtgtcgagagagaagaaagagagaaagtctcgaaacaaagaaagaaaaaaatgggaagaaaaaaaaaagtagtttttaTTGGGTTGTTTCAATTACTAGCCAAAGAATCTATACTCAGCCTAATGGatttggatatatatttttaattacaattttggaGCCCAATCCAAAAAGAAATCGTGAGAGTCACTACCAGTAACGGTGGTCTAAAGGAACCTCAATGCATGTAAACTTTAAACACCTGCATACGAACGAAAAAAAGCAGATAATGATTTCTGTATTTGTATACTTATCATTTCAATGTTCTTGATGATTTCATTACATGataattttattgtatcaaCAGTGTTATATAAATGAGCTGATGGGATGTTAAAAATAATCTATGTAATAATGACTACATGCTAGTATACCCAAGTAGTAATATAAATACCAATGTGAATGAATTAATAATTTGACAAATACAGTTTTATTTATCCAtattgtttttaacaaaaaattgtaaaatgatTTGTaggaaaaatacaaaactgTGTACTTTAAAAATGGTTTGTATGTATTGGATCCAAGTAGGATTTCGAAGACTTTGAAGGGCACATCCTTTTCAAAGTTTACTTCTATTAAATGTAATGATGAAGTCATTgtttacatgtttctttttttctagaacacataattttttccacaatatgataattttaattaatcgaATTTTGTTTGTATTCTCTTTTATAATTGGTTGTTTTGTggataaaatccaaaaattacaGTCACTATCTTTCGACGTGGCTCACTTGCGGCCTGATCCTTTTCTACAATGtaactttattttattctatttctttgtcttttaaATCAGTTTAAATTCTTAGCATAATTAAGAGTTATTCTAGATTTCTAACATAGACCATAATATTTCTACTTcattttattagtaaattttctGAAACTATCAATACAATGAATTAAGACTTATATGAAACTGTTGAACTGACGGTGATGCCGGTCATTTGGGTCGGTGGTGGTTCCGTTGCGGAGACGTTGACGGTGGGTTGTTTGACGTCAACGTGAAGCATCCCATTCATTCATATGcaaacacaaaagaagaaggaCAAAGAGTTTACTTTGATAATTATAATGGGCTTTTAACAAACATGGGGTTTGTAAGCCCATAATAAACATGGGGGTTTTTTAACAAGATAGACGTCCTGTCATCAACccatttttctcaaaataattGAGTTGTATTTGGGCTTtgggacaatttttttttttctttcccaacTCTGGTATTGGAGAGAAGACATTCACCAAGGTGCAAAGTGCAAATCATACAAGAGACCCCAAACAGGATAACAAGTCTAAACCATGCATATAAAACCTACTCAAAATCCCACTGACACAAATacacaatattaaaatttgttttaagaatACGCCTACACGAAACACACCAGTTAAAACTTCTTTTTACTGATGATAAAGTTGCTAAAATTCCTTGTAAGTCATAATAGTATTAACTTTTTTTGGGGGCAAAATGTCAAGTAAAAAGCCATATAACTTACATGACAGAAGTTTATTCTCGTAATTCTCTGCAGTGTGCAAAGCAGGCCTGCACATACATGTAgtctgtttttagttttttaaaattacatcaTGTTCTTTTAGTGTTAGCTTgattgataataatatatattcataattgaAAATCACATGTCGTTTGACAtagatttccaaattttttaaaaaatattccaaCTGTCGACGGTCCACATACGTTATCTATATACaagtacaaaaaaataatttgttataacaaaaaaaatgttgctGTCTcgtcaaaaacagaaaaataaaaatacataattaaaaatacacaGAAAACGAATTATTGAAGGGGAAAATAAAATACACACTGACCATTCAGGTTTCGATTgatggagagaaagaaagattcccccattatctttttctttttagtgtcaccagaaaaaaaaaaaaaaaaagcatataaccttaaagaacaatttttttaatattgtaaagagcaatcaaacaaaacaaaaaaaaagcaaagaactCAAACACGGTTTCACATGAATCCCAATTTCATTGCAAagcataactaaaaaaaatagcTTTTTGGAGATCGAATCTGTTTTTCTGATGGGTTTTGGCTGAGACTTcttgagatagagagagagagagagagagagtactgAGTCTGTGTAAAGTTGAGAACTTTTTgggtttagagagagaaaggtgAGAGCTTTTACAGAGACAGAGATGGAGATGAAGCAGATGAAGTTTCTTACTCACCaagctttcttctcctctgttcGATCAGGAGATCTTAGTCAACTCCAACAGTTGGTTGATAATATAACAGAAGACGAGCTGATAATTGATGAGTCATCGCCTTCCTCCGCCGTCGCTGAGCTTATGTCTGTGCAAAACGACGCCGGAGAGACCGCCTTGTATATCGCCGCCGCTGAGAAtcttgaagacattttcagTTACTTGATTAGGTTTTGTAGTTTGGAAACAGTTAAGCTCAGATCCAAATCCGACATGAACGCTTTTCATGTCGCTGCTAAGAAAGGTCACTTGGGTATGTCTCTCTGATCCAAAACCCAATTTCTGCAATTATCactttaaaagttatgaatctttttttgtttctgaattcaaatattcaaaattttggctCTGTGTTTGTGATCTTTGACCCTTTTGGGCTCTTCTGCTTATGGATGATCTCCAGGAATTGTGAAGGAGCTACTGAGATTATGGCCAGAGCTCTGTAGAATCTGCGACGCTTCCAATACGAGTCCGCTTTACGCAGCTGCGGTTCAAGATCACTTAGAAATAGTAAATGCTATGCTTGGTGTTGATCCAAGCTGTGCAATGATCGTGAGAAAGAACGGGAAGACATCTCTGCACACAGCGGGAAGGTACGGGCTTCTAAGGATAGTGAAAGCTCTCATTGAGAAAGACGCAGCGATCGTTGGTATCAAAGATAAGAAAGGCCAGACCGCTCTTCACATGGCTGTTAAGGGGAGAAGCATGGAAGTAGTTGAAGAGATTTTACAAGCTGATTACACGATCTTGAATGAGAGAGATCGTAAAGGGAACACTGCTCTGCATATCTCTACTCGAAAGGCCCGGCCACAGGTATTATATAATACACTGCtcctttcttctttcaaatATCTTATAATGATACTTACATAGATAGATGCCTTTGGGGTTTTGTTTGTTAGATAACGAGCTTATTGCTGACCTTTACGGCGATTGAAGTGAATGCGATTAACCTCCAGAAAGAAACAGCTATGGATTTGGCTGATAAGCTGCAATATAGCGAATCCGCTTTGGAGATCAATGAGGCGTTAGTAGAAGCTGGTGCTAAGCACGGGAGGTTCATTGGTCGGGAAGATGAGGCGAGAGCATTGAAGCGAGCAGTGAGCGATATCAAACACGAGGTGCAATCTCAGCTTTTGCAGAATGAGAAAACCAACCGCCGTGTCTCTGGGATCGCGAAAGAGTTGAGGAAACTCCACAGAGAAGCAGTTCAGAACACGACTAACTCGATAACGGTGGTGGCAGTTCTGTTTGCTTCCATAGCGTTCTTGGCTATATTCAACTTGCCGGGCCAGTACTTCACGGAGGGGCCGCATGTGGGACAAGCCGATATCGCGGGGAGAACTGGATTCCGcattttctatcttttaaaCGCGACATCGCTGTTTATATCGCTAGCGGTTGTGGTGGTTCAGATAACTTTGGTTGCATGGGACACACGGGCGCAGAAGAAAGTTGTGTCTGTTGTGAATAAGCTAATGTGGGCAGCTTGTGCATGCACGTTCGGAGCATTTTTGGCGATTGCGTTTGCGGTTGTGGGAAAGGGGAATTCATGGATGGCCATTACAGTGACGTTGCTTGGAGCACCCATCTTGGTAGGGACATTGGCGAGTATGTGTTACTTCGTGTTTCGGCAGCGGTTTAGGAGCGGTAGTGATTCGCAGAGAAGGATTAGGAGAGGGAGTAGCAAGTCGTTTTCATGGTCTTACTCTCATCATGTTTCTGATTTTGAAGATGAATCAGATTTCGAGAAGATTATTGCTCTTTGAATCTCAACACTTAGTTGCTGCTGAAGCTTCTTTGTATAGATCCTCTCTAATCTTCTTGTGTATTCTTAGAATAAATGAAAGTAACAATCTTCTTGTAGTATTTGTATCATACAGTATATAGCAGCAATAAAGTCGCCACTAGTATaccatatttgatatttttattgtttcttttgtactACCGGATTCAAGTAATAGTGAATCATGCGTTAGGAACTAGTAAGTTTTGATCATTCCACGATGAGCACTATCATATGCACCCTTCAAATGTTAATCAATCAGCTTATAATCATATCCATATTTTAAAGcactagattttaattaattgcaattatttatttgtgtttatgttattttttatagcattttaatgacaattaaaaatagaataaataataaaagatattaatatttaattattgcaaTTTTGCAATTCTTATATACTTTATGTAAGTGTTCAACATGTGTGTAGCATATGCTATTATGTTCATAAGAAGTTCAACATGTTTGTATGAtagatatataagatatgatatatatatatatatatatatgtgatatttttctaaaaaatatgatgaaatatttaatttttctatcatctaaattgttcttaatttttttaaggatattagtactacatatatattattcttataTTATGAACATCAAGATGTAcagttttattttcaattctaCTTGTCATCCTTAGGATATGTtgcatattttctattttgcttttattttttattcattttaagataaataattcacatgaaatTACTATGTaactatttttcaatttctattcaCTTATCAATATTATTCtaatcatatatcatatatcagtataaagttaattaacatatatataatatgtttatattaatttattaaaaccaaattattgtaaattgtaaatatatataagttaggttCTGGTCTCacttatattaatataaatgaaTCATTTtccatatgatttttatatatgaattcatCAATCATTTCGGAAAAGCGTCTTTAGTTTTCAATTAATCATAtcgaataatatttattttcataatgaatctaaataatataataaataatatgtaagtttttttgcatttatttgACAGTGAAAAAACTATTGAAGAAACTAAGAAAGCTATAAACCATAATTAAgtgaattttttaataatatttgtacaAGTTTTGAGAgctatttagttaaaaaaatatttatgtaatataaactaataaataatcaatttattcaaTAAGTTACTAAACTCCTTTAAAAGTATATAGCACCATCGTAAAATGCCCATTTTCTTCTAATGCTTATAAACTTTCAATGTATCCATTATCGCTTGCTATTATCATAGTGTTATGAGGTTTTGGCTTATTCGCTAGCCAATCATCTATACAATATCTAATTAGTTCATCCACTGCTTGGGATATTATtcaactaataataaaatatagttacTTACTCTTGTATTGATGGGTATAGttgattgtaatatttttatgcTTTGTCAGAATCTGAGAGACACTTTCTTCAATCGAACTTGTATACTCCACGCAAATATTGATTGAGACCACTTCCCAAGTGAAGCCCTCATCTCTCATTCCTTTGTAGAATACTTCATAGAAGTCTGCAGTTGGCAGCTCGTATGGTATTGGAGAATTTTCATGATCCCACCACAcagaatttttatttgtatgtttACCCTCCTTTCCCCCACCACATAATCTGGAATAGAaattttggtttaggaaataAACTGAAATTATGATATAGATGCAGATTACTAGGAAATAAACTGAAATTACGCAGTGCggacaaaacaaaaccagaacagaaattattataatttgaatttctgcaataagaaaataattttttaaataaatgttggttattattattacatactccctccgtttcataatataagatgttttagaggtttttctttgtttcataatataggatgttttcaactttctaggtaacttttagattacttttctattttcttattatttattttatgcagtcttgtttatgattagttgaactttttttaagtggttatttattaatctgcgtgctttcactcaaaacatcttgtattttgaaacggatggagtattaAACTATTAGATTATGCAATTGAGAATCCGGTTTATGTAGACCGAGTGATTAAGTTCATTATCTATCTACAAGTTGTAACAACTACTTTATGTAAtctatttgaaatttttagttGAAATGCAATTATGAAAGGGTCACTATATTTAAgtgtaatataaatattgatgatTGAAGAAGATTGCAAAGCTGGAGATCATTCTAATGCCTTAGACATCTCTTACAAAGGGTGATGTTGCTTGGAGCACCCATCTTGGTAGGGACATTGGTGAGTATGTGTTACTTCGTGTTTCGGCAGCGGTTTAGGAGCGGTAGTGATTCGCAGAGAAGGATTAGGAGAGGGAGTAGCAAGTCGTTTTCATGGTCTTACTCTCATCATGTTTCTGATTTTGAAGATGAATCAGATTTCGAGAAGATTATTGCTCTTTGAATCTCAACACTTAGTAGCTGCTGAAGCCTCTTTGTATAGATCCTCTCTCCTCTTGTGTATTCTTAGAATAAATGAAAGTAACAATCTTCTTGTAGTATCTGTATCATACAGTATATAGTAGCAATAAAGTCGCCACCAGTATACCATATATGATatctttattgtttcttttgtactACCGGATTCAAGTGTTCATTCAAGTAATAGTGAATCATGCGTTAGGAACTAGTAAGTTTTGATAATTCGACGATGAGCACTATCATATGAACCCTTCAAATGTTAATCAATCAGCTTATGAGCAAACTTTGTATAAATCTGTGGAAAAGAGAGCATCATTCAACATAAATATCTAACAAGTCACCTCTACAAACCTCATGTGGTTTTCcagttataaaaaaacaacacaaaaccacATGGTCACTTCTTTTTCTTACATCCACAAAAGGTAAGATATAAAGACTccaaacaatgaaacaaattcATGAAAcgaacccccaaaaaaaatatataaggtGGACTGAAAAAGAATCtctcgtaaaaaaaaaaaaaaaaaaaNNNNNNNNNNNNNNNNNNNNNNNNNNNNNNNNNNNNNNNNNNNNNNNNNNNNNNNNNNNNNNNNNNNNNNNNNNNNNNNNNNNNNNNNNNNNNNNNNNNNNNNNNNNNNNNNNNNNNNNNNNNNNNNNNNNNNNNNNNNNNNNNNNNNNNNNNNNNNNNNNNNNNNNNNNNNNNNNNNNNNNNNNNNNNNNNNNNNNNNNNNNNNNNNNNNNNNNNNNNNNNNNNNNNNNNNNNNNNNNNNNNNNNNNNNNNNNNNNNNNNNNNNNNNNNNNNNNNNNNNNNNNNNNNNNNNNNNNNNNNNNNNNNNNNNNNNNNNNNNNNNNNNNNNNNNNNNNNNNNNNNNNNNNNNNNNNNNNNNNNNNNNNNNNNNNNNNNNNNNNNNNNNNNNNNNNNNNNNNNNNNNNNNNNNNNNNNNNNNNNNNNNNNNNNNNNNNNNNNNNNNNNNNNNNNNNNNNNNNNNNNNNNNNNNNNNNNNNNNNNNNNNNNNNNNNNNNNNNNNNNNNNNNNNNNNNNNNNNNNNNNNNNNNNNNNNNNNNNNNNNNNNNNNNNNNNNNNNNNNNNNNNNNNNNNNNNNNNNNNNNNNNNNNNNNNNNNNNNNNNNNNNNNNNNNNNNNNNNNNNNNNNNNNNNNNNNNNNNNNNNNNNNNNNNNNNNNNNNNNNNNNNNNNNNNNNNNNNNNNNNNNNNNNNNNNNNNNNNNNNNNNNNNNNNNNNNNNNNNNNNNNNNNNNNNNNNNNNNNNNNNNNNNNNNNNNNNNNNNNNNNNNNNNNTTGACCAGGGCCTTTTCTTGAAGATCTTGATGGAGGTCGATTGTTGTCTGCAGCTGATGATGATGTCGAGGAAGGTGGtggtcgttgttgttgttgttgctgttgctgctgctgttgttgttcttcAGATCTCCTCACCTCCTAACAGATCAATAAAAAGCACCATGAGCCTATCTATGTCTAATAACATTCAACACTCCAAGCCTTAAGATAAATGTGCTGCGTTCTGTGTACCTTTGAtgtagaagaagaggaagtgtGATATGAGTAGTTCACTCTAGTCCTTGCCTGGCCACGATGCAGATTCTGTACGTTCTCAAACTGTTGTAGCCGCGCAGAAAAATTGATTCCTTGGTGGGGACTGTTGCCATTATCTTCTTCTAAGTCACCGTCCTCGTTTTGATGCATATACTGAGAGAAAGGAACTCCTGAAGTTGCTCTTCCTATTTGGTTTCCAGTACTGAATGAGTACGTTGGCACAGTTTTGAGTCTTGTTCTAAGTATCTTGAATGCCGCACTTTGCtgcatacataaaaaaaaaaaaaaactaggaatTAACaattttcagaagaaaaaaaacagcaaTTTTGCAACAGACCAAATAagtctgtttcttcttttcttctcgttTTACCTGGGGAAGTAACATTAGAAGACCGTAAAGTGTTTTCAGCAACCACGTGTACCTTCCTGGTTCAAGAAGCTGCAGAAGACAAAAAAGGTTTTGGTAGAaacgaaaaaaatcataaaagtaaGCGGATTGGTTGAAAAAATTCAAGCAAACCTGCAACCTAAGGTAAGTAAAGATTGGAGTTTCAAGAAGCCGGATCAATTTATCAAGCTGTACTAGAAATTTGACGTTGATGTCTTCTTCTACCAATGATTGAATCACGACACTCGCATGCTGGTAAGCCTgtcaataattttgtttcctcGATATTCAATACAGATAGTCAACACAATCACATTGTGTTAAATTTACATTTCTTATTGATTTTTACCTGAGCTAATAAGCACAGGCTTATAATTGCCATGGGTGAATGGCACCATGAAGTATACAAGGCAACAAAAAGTTCTTTCCCTTCGCGATTGACGAGTGAACCTTTTAATAGATCTCGTAGTTTCGATAACTCCGGGGAAGTaagcaaaatcaaattcaatgcctgaaacataaaacaaaaaggcaGTCTAGTGATTAATAACTCAAAGTGAGAAAAACCCAGTCAACTCTCAAAGGGCTAATATAAGCCACGCAGACAAAAACAATCAACTCACTGTACTGACCTTAAAACATTCCTTAATTGAAGATATCTAGGAAAAGGAGATAATACCTGAACCATGGTAGAGGCAAAGTCAAGATTATCTTCTCCCTCAAGAATTGTTGAGAGCTCTCGGTAGACTCTTTCGGCATCCAAAAGTACACACATTCTTCGGACGATAAGGGCACCACGCCTGTAAAGAGAAATGTTTTGgccaactaaataaatatgttcTTTCCAGCAACTTAAAGGCAGATTATTAGATGCAACTAACCTTTCCAAAAGAGAATTATCAGCTCGGAAATTGTGGACTAGAAATACAATGAGCTGGCGAAAGTGTTGAGGATCTTTTGCTACACCAGCATGAACCTCCAGAACCAAGAGCACCACCTAAAGTATATTTTCAAGTCCAGATAGTTCAAATATCAAATAAGTTCATTACCAGGCAAAACCAAACCTACATATCATACAAAGTTcaacaaccaatcaaacaaacagtCAGGGAATAAAACTTACGTCGTCAGAAGAATCAGATAGTGCTTTTAGAAGGGTGTCAAATATGTCATTCAGGAAGCACAGGACCTGTTACAAGATTAGCAATTTAGTTATATAGCAACAAACCAAAAGGGCAAACTTGAAAAGAATGATGCCCAAACAAAAACCAGTTTCTTTACCTCTGTACGATGCTTGTTTAAAAGTGTTGATATCCAATTCAATGCTTCAATTCGTGTAGCCTCAAAGTCACTTGATAGCTGCCTGCTCGATGGAAAAactcacaaatcacaaaaacaggcgagattttatatcattcaaaaggaaaaaaaaaaagatagagaaaaacTAACCTCCTTGCAACAGAGAGAATTGCGCCAACGTCAAAACCATCCGAGGGTTCAACATGAATTGAACGAAGTTCTTCATTGGTTTCACGAGCAACCTTGTGggaagaaaattgaaaaaacaaagaaagtgaAAAGTTGCATACAAAACCTACAGTTTCAATTACCGGGGAGGAGGAGAAGCAAACTTACCACCctaattttctcttctttgtcagATATGCAAGGCAAAATAGCCCCAAGAATATCAGCGTAATAACGCACGAGCTGGTCACCCCCAAGTTTTACAAACTCGTTTATCTACAAAAGACATTTAATAAAAAGCAGATATTCTTAGTATATGAATCTCCTGAGAAGTCAAAGTACCCATATATGTAACTGGAAGAGGCCAAGAAGAAGCATGGTTTTTTCTGCTTACCCACGTGATGGCTGTTAATCGAGTAAATTCATCAGGAGAAGCAGCCCTCTGCACCAGTATTTCAGCCATGCGACCATAATCTACAGACTTCAACAGTAGCACCGCTCGAGTCAGTAATTTACCAATGAAACATAAATATTGTCTTTAAAAAGTAGACGAGCTAACAAGAAAAGATAGACCTCCAGAAAATTAGTTGAGAAAAGGAATTTGCTAGCAGGATTTTTTTCTTAGTCCAAAAAATAAGGCCAAACAACAGAAGTCTTACTGGTGAATTTTTTATCTCTTGAAGAAACTCTGAAAGAGCTGAATCAGCTTGTTGTCGTATTTCATGACTAGAGTCGCTCAGCATATTGAATAACCCTGAAATTCAATGACAAGTTGCGTCAGCTGAtacacaaataacaaaatatacatcAAGCTGAAGTTAGCAAAAGTGCAATTACCATCTAGAAAGTCAGGCAGAAACCCAAGCATATCAATGTCTGGAACACTATCAAGAACAGTGATCCATCCTACCAGAAATTGCCGTACATAAGGGTTTAGAACGTTC
The Camelina sativa cultivar DH55 chromosome 6, Cs, whole genome shotgun sequence genome window above contains:
- the LOC104793817 gene encoding protein VAC14 homolog, with the protein product MSDALSAIPAAVHRNLSDKLYEKRKNAALELENIVKNLTSSGDHDKISKVIEMLIKEFAKSPQANHRKGGLIGLAAVTVGLSTEAAQYLEHIVPPVINSFSDQDSRVRYYACEALYNIAKVVRGDFIIFFNKIFDALCKLSADSDANVQSAAHLLDRLVKDIVTESDQFSIEEFIPLLKERMNVLNPYVRQFLVGWITVLDSVPDIDMLGFLPDFLDGLFNMLSDSSHEIRQQADSALSEFLQEIKNSPSVDYGRMAEILVQRAASPDEFTRLTAITWINEFVKLGGDQLVRYYADILGAILPCISDKEEKIRVVARETNEELRSIHVEPSDGFDVGAILSVARRQLSSDFEATRIEALNWISTLLNKHRTEVLCFLNDIFDTLLKALSDSSDDVVLLVLEVHAGVAKDPQHFRQLIVFLVHNFRADNSLLERRGALIVRRMCVLLDAERVYRELSTILEGEDNLDFASTMVQALNLILLTSPELSKLRDLLKGSLVNREGKELFVALYTSWCHSPMAIISLCLLAQAYQHASVVIQSLVEEDINVKFLVQLDKLIRLLETPIFTYLRLQLLEPGRYTWLLKTLYGLLMLLPQQSAAFKILRTRLKTVPTYSFSTGNQIGRATSGVPFSQYMHQNEDGDLEEDNGNSPHQGINFSARLQQFENVQNLHRGQARTRVNYSYHTSSSSTSKEVRRSEEQQQQQQQQQQQQRPPPSSTSSSAADNNRPPSRSSRKGPDLYKVCS
- the LOC104789932 gene encoding ankyrin repeat-containing protein At2g01680, whose amino-acid sequence is MEMKQMKFLTHQAFFSSVRSGDLSQLQQLVDNITEDELIIDESSPSSAVAELMSVQNDAGETALYIAAAENLEDIFSYLIRFCSLETVKLRSKSDMNAFHVAAKKGHLGIVKELLRLWPELCRICDASNTSPLYAAAVQDHLEIVNAMLGVDPSCAMIVRKNGKTSLHTAGRYGLLRIVKALIEKDAAIVGIKDKKGQTALHMAVKGRSMEVVEEILQADYTILNERDRKGNTALHISTRKARPQITSLLLTFTAIEVNAINLQKETAMDLADKLQYSESALEINEALVEAGAKHGRFIGREDEARALKRAVSDIKHEVQSQLLQNEKTNRRVSGIAKELRKLHREAVQNTTNSITVVAVLFASIAFLAIFNLPGQYFTEGPHVGQADIAGRTGFRIFYLLNATSLFISLAVVVVQITLVAWDTRAQKKVVSVVNKLMWAACACTFGAFLAIAFAVVGKGNSWMAITVTLLGAPILVGTLASMCYFVFRQRFRSGSDSQRRIRRGSSKSFSWSYSHHVSDFEDESDFEKIIAL
- the LOC104793816 gene encoding uncharacterized protein LOC104793816 codes for the protein MDSPNPFGSDSQNFMDLLNSQKNSNASANSAQTSHPIQFSSPFSTQPTQFNPPFSTQSIQFSPPFSSQSIHTSQVFSSQPVNSSTQLDSLDCIEVTQDDHEEDEGRGSRKRWSAQEDIHLISAWLNTSKDHVVSNEQQKGSFWKDHVVSNDDILEGRARVTYVVNERQYKMAHYLTDGIYPKWATFIQSITLPRG